A genomic segment from Cutaneotrichosporon cavernicola HIS019 DNA, chromosome: 7b encodes:
- the spf31 gene encoding uncharacterized protein (DnaJ molecular chaperone homology domain), with protein sequence MSKTTDATRTAEVERILRAFKKNPYEALDIDAFATDAEVKKAYRKKSLLIHPDKFQHEQGPEAFDLLKKAEGMLSDAAEREKIDSILTYARTLVLKEALGSGYSTKVADDDPRVTGMSPPFQIQLRTKAKQLILEESMDEKNRANMVAVNEANERAAVEAEKARRKRKVEEQKAWDERRDERIGDWRNYMHKEKVRKVKKAKKNLHVLG encoded by the exons ATGTCTAAAACTACCGACGCAACCAGGACGGCGGAG GTGGAGCGCATCCTTCGCGCATTCAAGAAGAA CCCGTACGAGGCCCTGGACATTGACGCGTTCGCAACAGACGCAGAGGTCAAGAAGGCTTATCGTAAGAAGTCTCTGCTGATTCACCCCGACAAGTTCCAACATGAACAGGGACCAGAG GCGTTCGACTTGCTGAAGAAG gcgGAGGGGATGCTTTCAGACGCggcggagcgcgagaagatcGACTCGATCTTGACATACGCGCGAACGCTGGTGCTCAAGGA GGCGCTGGGATCAGGATACTCGACCAAGGTcgcagacgacgacccACGGGTCACTGGCATGAGCCCTCCGTTCCAGATCCAGCTGCGCACTAAAGCCAAGCAGTTGATCCTCGAGGAGTCGATGGACGAGAAGAA ccgCGCGAACATGGTTGCGGTTAACGAGGCGaacgagcgcgccgccgtggaagcggagaaggcgcgccgcaagcgcaaggtcgaAGAACAGAAGGCGTGGGATG agcgccgcgacgagcgtATCGGCGACTGGCGCAACTACATGCACAAAGAGAAGGTgcgcaaggtcaagaaggccaagaagaacCTGCACGTCTTGGGGTAG
- the TFG1 gene encoding uncharacterized protein (transcription initiation factor IIF subunit alpha), whose translation MDEAFFLKKKTKPNAIRGRGPPRPAASTSRPPATFTRPPPRPTPKRPLRKVGLQVEPTRVSSTDGKDILTFDIVSAAPDQKQRFNVMKLNSTKEVDPGALPAPIMMNRKQPGPKNLPQLATDSEGKVIGRYVFDEEGNPVLDEEGKPTIEKRVEMDMSLVGTAPGTNNKRRGKRQTKEVFHQDVEVIKLRREEANPWVLESKNKTPESAETAAHIPEHWVGRMVEQAALPTVLLINDGTQSNFTMIPLGRTYKFEPERPFKVMDVDQAHKYFEKQSRGGAHDRWGQRQEGPGGTYVVKNEPRGLEERANRMEWNIMANKGTLPQRQPKRERYEEDYVREGRNIGRGLEGGVDEELDYDANDDFQDDDDVNTFYHDADADEEKKLQDERQKKEYRMANFTFGDRSQIEDKEEEDDDDDDDDLFGDKQKLSKDGKRLRRLQRKQALGEDADLFESSDDDDDDSDSSDEEDEKEKDKDKDKDRRQPGSAEKSRAGSRAGSRAPDGRSGSPAPRHHPGGQRPPGAGAQLLAKRAASRGVSPRPPGASGSSRAGSPLARGSSPVQREVSPAVRSGSPALPRGSSPVPATREGTPSGHTKPGKRKATGSPLDPNAGGRPASRPPGKRKSEEAEATGGKKRKTGSATPALPTELDKDDFPGMIKREAVLDWLRKQPGPIRMAVAISEWSPTITAPSSKPLKIRNRDRFLAFVREFTDRVLTNPDAPPPKDPNIKPDRSLRLKAEFQR comes from the exons ATGGACGAGGCTTTCTtcctcaagaagaagacaAAGCCAAACGCGATCCGTGGCCGCGGccctccccgccccgccgcctcgacctctcgTCCGCCTGCGACGTTCACACGCCCCCCTCCGCGACCCACTCCGAAGCGTCCACTGCGGAAGGTTGGTCTTCAAGTCGAGCCGACCAGGGTCTCGTCCACCGATGGCAAGGATATCTTAACCTTCGACATCgtgagcgcggcgccagACCAGAAGCAGCGCTTCAATGTCATGAAGCTCAACTCGACCAAGGAGGTAGACCCGGGCGCGCTCCCTGCCCCAATTATGATGAACCGCAAGCAGCCGGGTCCGAAAAACCTTCCACAGCTCGCGACCGACAGCGAAGGCAAGGTCATTGGGCGGTACGTgttcgacgaggaggggaaCCCCGTACTCGATGAGGAAGGCAAGCCGACTATCGAGAAGAGGGTGGAAATGGATATGAGCCTCGTGGGTACCGCTCCGGGCACGAACAACAAGCGCCGCGGCAAGCGCCAGACCAAGGAAGTGTTCCAccaggacgtcgaggtgatcaagctgcgccgcgaggaggccaaTCCTTGGGTCCTCGAGAGCAAGAACAAGACCCCTGAGAGTGCTGAGACGGCTGCGCACATTCCGGAGCACTGGGTCGGCCGCATGGTCGAGCAGGCGGCGCTTCCCACTGTTCTCCTGATCAACGACGGCACGCAGTCCAACTTCACCATGATTCCCCTTGGGCGGACGTACAAGTTTGAGCCGGAGCGCCCGTTCAAGGTCATGGATGTGGATCAAGCGCACAAATAC TTTGAGAAGCAGTCGAGGGGCGGAGCCCACGACCGCTGGGGCCAACGCCAGGAGGGGCCTGGAGGCACTTATGTGGTCAAGAACGAACCGCGGGGGTTAGAGGAGCGGGCGAACCGCATGGAGTGGAACATAATGGCGAACAAGGGCACACTCCCGCAACGCCAGCCGAAGCGCGAACGCTACGAGGAGGACTATGTGCGCGAGGGACGCAACATAGGCCGCgggctcgagggcggcgtcgacgaggagctcgactACGATGCGAACGACGACTTccaggacgacgacgatgtgAACACGTTCTACCACGATGCCGatgcggacgaggagaagaaaCTGCAGGACGAGCGCCAGAAGAAGGAGTACCGCATGGCCAACTTCACGTTCGGCGATCGCTCGCAGATCGAagacaaggaggaggaagacgacgatgatgatgacgacgacctctTCGGCGACAAGCAGAAGTTGtccaaggacggcaagcgTCTGCGTCGCCTGCAGCGCAAgcaggcgctcggcgaggacgcggacCTCTTCGAGAgctccgacgacgacgacgacgactcggatagcagcgacgaggaggacgagaaaGAGAAGGACAaagacaaggacaaggaccGCCGCCAGCCAGGCTCTGCCGAGAAGAGTCGCGCCGGTTCCCGCGCCGGTTCCCGTGCCCCCGACGGCCGCTCAGgctcgcccgcgccgcgccaccaccctGGAGGCCAACGCCCACCGGGTGCCGGTGCTCAGCTCCTCGCAAAGCGCGCTGCCAGCCGCGGCGTCTCCCCTCGTCCACCCGGTGCGTCCGGCAGCTCTCGTGCGGGCAGCCCTCTCGCACGCGGCTCCTCGCCCGTCCAGCGTGAGGTAAGCCCAGCGGTGCGCAGCGGTTCACCAGCACTCCCGCGCGGCTCATCCCCCGTCCCAGCAACCCGCGAGGGCACGCCCAGCGGGCACACAAAGCCgggcaagcgcaaggccacCGGCAGCCCCCTCGACCCGAACGCGGGTGGGCggcccgcctcgcgcccGCCAGGGAAGCGCaagagcgaggaggccgaggcgacTGGCGGAAAGAAGCGCAAGACTGGGAGCGCGACCCCAGCCCTGCCTACGGAATTGGACAAAGACGACTTCCCGGGTATGATCAAGCGCGAAGCCGTGCTCGACTGGCTGCGCAAGCAGCCGGGACCGATTCGTATGGCTGTCGCCATCAGCGAGTGGTCGCCCACCATTACAGCGCCGTCCAGTAAGCCTCTGAAGATTCGCAACAGGGACCGCTTCCTGGCGTTCGTGAGAGAGTTTACGGACCGGGTGCTCACAAAccccgacgcgccgccgcctaAGGACCCCAATATCAAGCCCGACCGAAGCCTTAGGCTCAAGGCTGAGTTCCAGCGCTAG
- the RPL37B gene encoding uncharacterized protein (Binds to the 23S rRNA) — protein MGKGTPSFGKRHSKSHTLCRRCGNRSFHKQKHTCAQCGYPAAKLRSYNWGLKAKRRKTTGTGRCANLKSVHRRFKNGFREGGAAAKKAQPASE, from the exons ATG GGTAAG GGTACTCCTTCCTT CGGTAAGCGCCACTCGAAGAGCCACACGCTctgccgccgctgcggtAACCGCTCGTTCCACAAGCAGAAGCACA cctGTGCTCAGTGTGGCTACCCCGCGGCCAAGCTCCGCTCGTACAACTGGGgcctcaaggccaagcgcaGAAAGACTACCGGCACTGGCCGCTGCGCCAACCTCAAGTCGGTCCACCGCCGCTTCAAGAACGGCTTCCGTGAGGGTggtgccgccgccaagaaggcccAGCCTGCTTCGGAGTAA